In one window of Mercurialis annua linkage group LG4, ddMerAnnu1.2, whole genome shotgun sequence DNA:
- the LOC126678836 gene encoding F-box protein At5g07610-like, producing MEKFPSAKLEKSDNEDHFPQNLYYHSRSEALENIMEEPMSGKRAKKGKDFIISDDKQDNCPPRLRFVSKSEDMKIPDTFPSATFAPWHVEQSKKGCVKIPEEVHRKMDIDNTEYWTKILENINWKKDSVKIEEITKTPENVKWEDDIGNIGETVKEHALHFLPAKSLYKFRSVSKQWNKWIESPFFAHQQSAYFKYVSGLLCQVPGESPSFISLDRASSGIPSDSLSFLPEPVEIRTSCNGLLCCQGRIKDQAYYICNPVTKEWKMLPMPQLYHGPGSALVLAFDPSLLNFTARYELVCAVILPDVPILMFEIYSSTTNSWRTSETLYCDINSAGLVGDGLYVNGFAYWVTYSGVVLGFHVSYEHFGTFNLPPCSGLTSGVLTEMHGGLFYLLSRKQGEEHNVEVYGDMSMDLKEVISLNLKQIGNVLLQIRILSFVNDETLILDVGGRIVAYNVRSHEFECLAEVDNAGFCKYLPYVNSIVPVTCSAAAEWYN from the exons ATGGAAAAATTTCCGTCTGCGAAGCTGGAAAAATCGGACAATGAAGATCACTTTCCACAAAATCTATATTACCATTCAAGATCAGAAGCCTTGGAAAAT ATAATGGAAGAACCTATGAGTGGCAAGCGGGCAAAAAAGGGTAAAGATTTTATAATTAGTGACGATAAACAAGATAACTGTCCACCAAGGCTACGTTTCGTTTCAAAATCTGAGGACATGAAAATACCTGACACT TTTCCGTCTGCTACATTTGCACCTTGGCATGTTGAACAAAGTAAAAAAGGATGTGTTAAAATTCCCGAGGAAGTACATCGGAAGATGGACATTGACAATACTGAATACTGGACTAAAATTCTAGAGAACATAAATTGGAAGAAGGACAGTGtcaaaattgaagaaattacTAAAACTCCTGAGAATGTAAAATGGGAGGATGACATTGGCAATATTGGAGAAACTGTGAAGGAACATGCTCTTCATTTCCTTCCAGCAAAGTCACTCTACAAATTCAGAAGTGTTTCAAAACAATGGAATAAGTGGATAGAAAGTCCGTTTTTCGCCCATCAGCAATCTGCATACTTCAAATATGTTTCTGGTCTACTATGTCAGGTTCCTGGGGAATCCCCTTCTTTCATTTCGTTGGATCGAGCTTCTTCGGGCATTCCTAGTGACTCCCTCAGTTTCTTGCCGGAACCTGTCGAAATCCGAACCAGCTGCAATGGCCTGCTCTGCTGCCAGGGCCGAATCAAGGACCAAGCCTATTACATCTGCAACCCTGTGACTAAGGAATGGAAGATGCTTCCAATGCCACAACTCTATCATGGACCAGGATCAGCTTTAGTGCTGGCTTTTGATCCTTCTTTGCTCAATTTCACTGCACGTTATGAGCTTGTCTGTGCTGTTATTCTGCCTGATGTTCCGATTTTAATGTTCGAGATTTACTCTTCAACAACGAACTCTTGGAGAACCAGTGAGACACTTTACTGCGACATTAATTCTGCAGGATTGGTCGGTGATGGATTATATGTGAATGGGTTTGCCTACTGGGTAACATATTCCGGTGTGGTGTTGGGATTTCATGTCAGCTATGAACATTTCGGAACTTTCAATCTCCCACCCTGCAGTGGACTAACAAGTGGCGTTTTAACAGAGATGCACGGGGGTTTGTTCTACCTTCTGTCGCGTAAACAAGGAGAAGAACACAATGTTGAAGTTTATGGAGACATGAGTATGGATCTGAAGGAAGTGATTAGCCTGAACCTGAAGCAAATTGGAAATGTTCTGCTTCAGATTCGTATTCTGAGTTTCGTGAATGATGAAACGCTGATTCTTGATGTTGGAGGTAGAATTGTGGCTTATAATGTAAGGTCACATGAGTTTGAGTGTCTGGCGGAGGTAGATAATGCCGGATTTTGCAAGTATCTGCCGTATGTGAACAGCATTGTTCCTGTGACTTGTTCTGCTGCTGCTGAATGGTATAATTAG
- the LOC126676451 gene encoding dirigent protein 22-like encodes MATKFSKLFFVILFFSTTHSTEENPNHTFSRILSPAKQGLKKEKLSHLHFFFHDIVSGKNATAVGVAQAAMTKTSASLFGLVTMVDDPLTAEPSLSSKIVGRAQGIYASASQSDISLLMVLNFAFVEGKYNGSSLSVLGRNSVLSGVREMPIVGGSGLFRFARGYAQAKTREFDMKTGNAIVEYNVYVFHY; translated from the coding sequence ATGGCTACAAAATTCTCAAAACTCTTCTTCGTCATTCTCTTCTTCTCCACCACTCATTCTACAGAAGAAAACCCTAATCACACTTTCTCAAGAATCCTATCTCCGGCCAAACAAGGccttaaaaaagaaaaactaagCCACCTTCACTTCTTCTTCCACGACATAGTTTCCGGCAAAAACGCCACCGCCGTGGGAGTAGCTCAGGCAGCCATGACAAAAACCTCCGCATCCCTTTTCGGACTTGTAACCATGGTGGATGACCCGTTAACGGCGGAGCCGAGTCTCAGCTCCAAGATTGTTGGAAGAGCTCAAGGAATTTACGCGTCGGCTTCGCAGAGTGACATCAGCTTATTGATGGTGTTGAACTTTGCCTTTGTTGAAGGTAAGTATAATGGTAGTAGCCTTAGTGTTTTGGGCCGGAATAGTGTTCTTTCCGGTGTCAGAGAGATGCCGATTGTCGGCGGAAGTGGGCTTTTCCGGTTTGCTCGTGGCTATGCTCAGGCTAAAACTCGTGAATTCGACATGAAGACGGGGAATGCTATTGTGGAGTATAATGTTTATGTGTTCCATTATTGA